The proteins below are encoded in one region of Chrysemys picta bellii isolate R12L10 chromosome 4, ASM1138683v2, whole genome shotgun sequence:
- the GLRX5 gene encoding glutaredoxin-related protein 5, mitochondrial — translation MSGSLCWLRAASLLRGAPLRWGARPLSQAAAGDGSSPGGGEGGRGSRESVERLVRAHPVVVFMKGNPAQPLCGFSNAVVQILRLHGVQDFQAYDVLQDPDLRQGIKNYSNWPTIPQVYLNGEFVGGCDILLQMHQNGDLVEELKKLGIRSALLDAEKDQDKK, via the exons ATGAGCGGTTCTTTGTGCTGGCTGCGCGCGGCCTCGCTGCTGCGTGGTGCCCCGCTGCGATGGGGCGCGCGGCCCCTCAGCCAGGCCGCGGCCGGGGACGGCTCGTCCCCTGGCGGCGGTGAGGGTGGCCGAGGGTCGCGGGAGTCGGTAGAGCGGCTGGTGCGGGCGCACCCCGTGGTCGTGTTCATGAAGGGCAACCCGGCCCAGCCTCTGTGCGGCTTCAGCAACGCCGTGGTGCAGATCCTGCGCCTGCACGGGGTGCAGGACTTCCAGGCGTACGACGTGCTGCAGGACCCTGACCTCCGGCAAG GAATTAAAAACTACTCCAACTGGCCTACCATCCCTCAAGTATACCTTAACGGTGAATTTGTTGGTGGCTGTGACATACTCCTCCAGATGCATCAGAATGGAGACCTAGTGGAAGAGCTTAAGAAGTTAGGAATCCGCTCTGCACTTTTGGATGCAGAAAAAGACcaagacaaaaaataa